In Pseudoduganella albidiflava, a single window of DNA contains:
- a CDS encoding ArnT family glycosyltransferase, which yields MPFYTLVFYIGSKAMVFVDYSSGKTGKQGADWRTPLSDSGGGSHATDAGSQDNQRRNLFLLLLAFAASAVVLFYRLTDIPIELWDESRLANNALEMSKTGLSLITTFEWQPDHWNTKPPLLIWLMAIAINLVGVNELGVRLPSVLAALGTAMLVYWFVGHYLRRPVQAFLAVLIILATPGYIQIHGARSGNYDSLLTLLTTVYILCAFIFLQEQTRNKRMYFALTTIAVVLAFYTKTIQGMIFLPGIFLYALFTRQIGAILRKPYFYIGCILAAASCVSYYWIRNEIDPGYFAAVQANDLGGRYANALEGHHGSPLWYLFRVKFFPWLVPSLLMAAYLLVRGSAAVKRLTAFLAMCLIVYLVVISSAGTKLVWYAMPLAPLSAILCALGFSDIAAKLRMDPEAAKPALAIPLGVALAALAIGLNALLVHKTIALKQSRPYDQHSFALRSLAGSNEAGPIAVLHPGYPVGDIFPFYAAPTLFYANALTLAGTPTTIVQHATQAGRDARLLVCGNAAPVPGWTISKPLAAGTSCALHVPAPDSDQPGSSPVVAGDTGR from the coding sequence ATGCCGTTCTATACACTGGTGTTCTACATCGGCTCGAAGGCCATGGTGTTCGTGGATTACAGCAGTGGCAAGACAGGAAAGCAAGGGGCCGACTGGCGCACCCCGCTGTCGGACAGCGGCGGCGGCAGCCATGCCACGGATGCCGGCAGCCAGGACAACCAGCGGCGCAATCTGTTCCTGTTGCTGCTGGCATTTGCCGCGTCCGCGGTGGTGCTGTTCTATCGCCTCACCGACATTCCGATCGAACTGTGGGATGAATCGCGCCTGGCAAACAATGCGCTGGAAATGTCGAAGACCGGCCTGTCGCTCATCACCACATTCGAATGGCAGCCCGATCACTGGAATACCAAGCCGCCATTGCTGATCTGGCTGATGGCCATTGCCATCAACCTGGTCGGTGTCAATGAACTGGGGGTACGCCTGCCTTCGGTGCTGGCAGCGCTGGGCACCGCCATGCTGGTGTACTGGTTTGTCGGCCATTATCTGCGCCGCCCCGTCCAGGCATTCCTGGCCGTCCTCATCATTCTTGCCACGCCGGGGTATATCCAGATCCATGGCGCGCGTTCAGGCAACTACGATTCGCTGCTCACGCTGCTGACGACCGTCTACATCCTTTGCGCTTTCATCTTCCTGCAGGAACAGACCCGCAACAAGCGGATGTACTTCGCCTTGACGACCATCGCCGTCGTCCTCGCCTTCTATACGAAAACCATCCAGGGGATGATTTTCCTTCCTGGTATTTTCCTTTACGCACTGTTCACCCGTCAGATTGGCGCGATATTGCGTAAGCCATATTTTTATATCGGATGCATCCTGGCGGCCGCCTCGTGTGTTTCCTATTACTGGATCCGGAACGAGATCGATCCGGGCTATTTCGCGGCGGTGCAGGCCAACGACCTCGGCGGCCGTTATGCCAATGCGCTCGAGGGCCATCATGGCAGCCCGCTCTGGTACCTGTTCCGGGTCAAGTTCTTCCCGTGGCTGGTGCCGAGCCTGCTCATGGCCGCCTACCTGCTCGTGCGCGGCTCGGCTGCGGTGAAACGACTGACGGCGTTCCTGGCCATGTGCCTGATCGTCTACCTCGTCGTGATTTCATCCGCTGGTACCAAGCTGGTGTGGTACGCGATGCCGCTGGCGCCGCTGTCGGCCATCCTTTGCGCGCTGGGATTCAGCGATATCGCCGCCAAGCTGCGCATGGATCCCGAAGCCGCCAAACCGGCCCTCGCCATCCCGCTCGGCGTTGCCCTGGCGGCGCTGGCCATCGGCCTCAATGCCCTGCTGGTCCACAAGACGATCGCCCTGAAACAGTCCAGGCCGTATGACCAGCACAGCTTTGCCTTGCGCTCGCTTGCCGGCAGCAACGAGGCCGGGCCAATCGCCGTGCTGCATCCCGGCTATCCGGTGGGTGACATCTTCCCGTTCTATGCGGCGCCAACGCTCTTCTACGCGAATGCGCTGACGCTGGCGGGCACGCCCACCACTATTGTCCAGCATGCCACGCAGGCCGGCAGGGATGCCAGGCTGCTCGTCTGCGGGAATGCCGCGCCGGTTCCAGGGTGGACCATCAGCAAGCCACTGGCTGCCGGGACCAGCTGTGCCTTGCATGTACCGGCGCCTGACAGCGACCAGCCAGGTTCCAGCCCGGTCGTGGCGGGTGATACCGGCCGGTAG
- a CDS encoding glycosyltransferase → MSKPSSLKLLVLAPELLPTHRADVATLFGKYLPRHGITCDLIGRSDGKPAPAPQGYASMHRVSGAGGRLRSELRFVGTCVRKVLGARRGEYAALQVRDMVTVGLLTMLAAKLRGLPFVYWMSFPMCEARIVRAREQAGLRARIVLAKGMIEHWLLYRLVLPAARHVFVQSDTMAEMVQGKGVPASKITAVPMGVDTELLAAPDTAPPVRGNAPQIAYLGTLDRLRRLDELIDALQLVRRRHPTATLLLIGGGEPADAASLVAHATKLGLQDAVKITGWLPSGDAWQLLRGADVAVSYIPRGLVYDVSSPTKILEYLALGMPNVGNDIPDQAWVLRNSDAGWLTRTTVEALAEALCEVLDDPEYARARAAKGPAFIENTRSYRVLAQQLAARYHGQLGVQG, encoded by the coding sequence GTGTCGAAGCCCTCCTCGCTCAAACTTCTCGTCCTTGCTCCTGAGTTGCTCCCGACCCACCGCGCCGACGTGGCGACCCTGTTCGGCAAATACCTGCCCCGCCACGGCATCACCTGCGACCTGATCGGGCGGTCGGACGGCAAGCCCGCACCGGCGCCGCAGGGTTATGCATCGATGCACCGCGTTTCCGGTGCCGGCGGTAGGCTGCGCAGCGAATTGCGCTTCGTCGGCACGTGCGTGCGCAAGGTACTCGGTGCGCGCCGCGGAGAATACGCCGCACTGCAGGTGCGTGACATGGTCACCGTCGGCCTGCTGACGATGCTGGCGGCCAAGTTGCGCGGCCTGCCCTTTGTCTACTGGATGTCGTTCCCCATGTGCGAAGCACGCATCGTTCGCGCACGGGAGCAAGCCGGCCTGCGCGCACGCATTGTCCTGGCCAAGGGCATGATCGAACACTGGCTGCTGTACCGCCTGGTACTGCCCGCTGCGCGCCACGTCTTTGTGCAGAGCGACACGATGGCCGAGATGGTCCAGGGCAAAGGTGTCCCGGCAAGCAAGATCACAGCGGTGCCGATGGGCGTGGATACTGAATTGCTGGCAGCACCCGATACGGCGCCACCGGTACGGGGCAACGCGCCGCAGATCGCCTACCTGGGTACGCTGGACCGTCTGCGCCGGCTCGATGAACTGATCGACGCCTTGCAGCTGGTACGGCGGCGCCATCCCACCGCCACATTGCTGCTGATCGGCGGCGGCGAGCCGGCCGATGCCGCATCGCTGGTCGCCCACGCCACGAAACTGGGCCTGCAGGATGCGGTCAAGATCACGGGCTGGCTGCCTTCCGGCGACGCATGGCAGCTGCTGCGCGGCGCCGATGTCGCGGTTTCCTATATCCCGCGTGGACTGGTGTACGACGTCAGTTCGCCAACCAAGATCCTCGAATACCTGGCGCTGGGGATGCCCAACGTGGGCAACGACATTCCGGACCAAGCGTGGGTGCTGCGCAACAGCGACGCGGGCTGGCTCACGCGCACCACTGTCGAAGCGCTGGCCGAAGCGTTATGCGAAGTCCTCGACGATCCGGAATACGCCCGGGCACGCGCAGCCAAGGGGCCGGCGTTCATCGAGAACACGCGCAGCTATCGCGTGCTCGCGCAACAACTGGCAGCCCGCTATCACGGCCAGCTCGGTGTCCAGGGATGA
- a CDS encoding glycosyltransferase family 2 protein gives MPTLHLVVPCYNEEAVLAESCRQFVELLEKLIGKGKINASSQVVFVDDGSRDKTWLLIEKEASRRSHVTGIKLSRNRGHQNAVLAGLMASNADVVITIDADLQDDINVIETMIDHHAQGSEIVYGVRNDRSSDSLFKRNSAVAFYKLLAWFGVDLIHNHADFRLMSRKIIDALREYNEVNLYLRGIIPLIGFKATTVEYVRKERFAGETKYPLKKMLKLAGEAITSFSTVPLQMITMLGFIVFGCSLLVGGWVIWTALFTKNAVPGWASTVFPLTLLGGIQLLCLGVIGAYLGKIYGETKSRPRYFVERTVTGLPVQDRELVPE, from the coding sequence TTGCCGACGCTGCACCTCGTCGTTCCCTGCTATAACGAAGAGGCTGTACTGGCGGAGTCGTGCCGCCAGTTCGTGGAATTGCTCGAGAAACTCATCGGCAAGGGCAAAATCAACGCTTCCAGCCAGGTTGTATTCGTCGACGACGGCAGCCGGGATAAAACCTGGCTCCTGATCGAGAAGGAAGCCAGCCGCAGGTCGCATGTCACCGGCATCAAGCTGTCGCGCAACCGCGGGCACCAGAACGCCGTGCTGGCCGGATTGATGGCATCGAACGCCGATGTCGTCATCACCATCGACGCCGATCTGCAGGACGACATCAATGTGATCGAGACCATGATCGATCACCACGCCCAGGGCAGCGAGATCGTCTACGGTGTCAGGAATGATCGCTCCAGCGACTCGCTTTTCAAGCGCAACAGCGCCGTGGCGTTCTACAAGCTGCTGGCCTGGTTCGGAGTCGACCTGATCCATAACCACGCGGACTTCCGCCTGATGAGCCGCAAGATCATCGATGCCCTGCGCGAGTACAACGAAGTGAACCTTTATCTTCGGGGCATCATTCCACTGATCGGCTTCAAGGCAACGACCGTCGAGTACGTGAGGAAGGAACGGTTCGCTGGCGAGACCAAGTACCCGCTGAAAAAGATGCTCAAGCTGGCGGGCGAGGCCATCACGTCATTCTCCACGGTGCCGCTGCAGATGATCACGATGCTGGGATTCATCGTCTTCGGCTGCTCGCTGCTGGTGGGAGGCTGGGTGATCTGGACAGCACTGTTCACCAAGAATGCCGTGCCGGGCTGGGCCTCCACGGTATTCCCGCTGACGCTGCTTGGCGGCATTCAGTTGCTGTGCCTCGGTGTCATCGGGGCGTATCTCGGCAAGATCTATGGTGAAACCAAATCACGGCCGCGCTATTTCGTCGAGCGCACGGTGACTGGACTGCCCGTCCAGGATCGTGAACTGGTGCCTGAGTAA
- a CDS encoding ATP-binding cassette domain-containing protein, giving the protein MTVLSLTSAQLAFGHHALLDHAEFSLQAGERVGLIGRNGTGKSSLLKIISGRQKLDDGSLVMQQGLRIAYVEQEPVFEPEMSVFDAVASGLGDLPALVKEYDALTGQFGQGNDDALMERMHEIQTRLDAAGAWSINNKVEQTLERLSLKPDALMKTLSGGMQKRVALARALVAEPDVLLLDEPTNHLDFTSIQWLEGLLRDFRGSVLFITHDRSFLDNVSTRTVELDRGRLMSYPGNFSAYQVRKAEQLAIEEIENAKFDKFLAQEEVWIRKGVQARRTRDEGRVRRLERLREQRVARREQQGQVRLEVTSGERSGKIVAELENVQKGFGEKVIVRDFSATILRGDKVGLIGANGAGKTTLLKLILGETAPDSGSVKQGTKLQVAYFDQMRAQLNEEASLADTISPGSDWVEVNGQKKHVMSYLGDFLFAPERARSPVRTLSGGERNRLLLARLFAKPANVLVLDEPTNDLDIDTLELLEELLEDYSGTVFLVSHDRTFLDNVVTQVIVAEGNGLWREYIGGYSDWERVRATAPAATVKPAAEPKQAPAAPAEPAAAAAKPRKLSFKEQRALDELPLLIERLEQEQVALSATLSDPEFYKKTPAEAKQVHDRIAQIETELMTALERWEEIESRNGR; this is encoded by the coding sequence ATGACTGTCCTCTCCCTTACTTCCGCGCAGCTGGCGTTCGGCCACCATGCGCTCCTCGATCATGCCGAGTTCTCGCTGCAAGCCGGCGAACGCGTCGGCCTCATCGGCCGCAACGGTACGGGCAAGTCGTCGCTGCTGAAGATCATCTCGGGCCGGCAAAAGCTCGATGACGGCTCGCTCGTCATGCAGCAGGGCCTGCGCATCGCCTATGTCGAGCAGGAACCGGTGTTCGAGCCGGAAATGTCGGTGTTCGATGCGGTGGCGTCCGGTCTCGGCGACCTGCCGGCGCTGGTCAAGGAATACGATGCGTTGACGGGGCAGTTCGGCCAGGGCAACGACGATGCGCTGATGGAGCGCATGCATGAAATCCAGACGCGCCTGGATGCCGCCGGGGCATGGAGCATCAATAACAAGGTCGAACAGACGCTTGAGCGGCTGAGTCTCAAGCCGGATGCATTGATGAAGACGCTCTCGGGCGGCATGCAGAAGCGCGTGGCTCTGGCGCGCGCCCTGGTCGCCGAACCCGATGTGCTGCTGCTGGACGAGCCGACCAACCATCTCGACTTCACGTCGATCCAGTGGCTCGAGGGCTTGCTGCGCGATTTCCGCGGTAGCGTGCTGTTCATTACCCACGACCGTTCCTTCCTCGACAACGTGTCGACCCGCACGGTCGAGCTCGACCGCGGCAGGCTGATGTCGTATCCGGGCAATTTCAGCGCCTATCAAGTACGCAAGGCGGAACAACTGGCGATCGAGGAAATCGAGAACGCCAAGTTCGACAAGTTCCTCGCCCAGGAAGAAGTGTGGATCCGCAAGGGCGTGCAGGCCCGCCGCACACGCGACGAAGGCCGCGTGCGCAGGCTGGAGCGGCTGCGCGAGCAGCGCGTGGCACGGCGCGAACAGCAGGGGCAGGTCAGGCTGGAAGTGACGTCCGGCGAGCGCTCCGGCAAGATCGTCGCGGAACTGGAGAATGTGCAGAAAGGCTTCGGCGAGAAGGTCATCGTGCGCGACTTCAGCGCGACCATCCTGCGTGGCGACAAGGTCGGCCTGATCGGCGCGAACGGTGCCGGCAAGACCACGCTGCTCAAGCTGATCCTCGGCGAAACGGCGCCCGACAGCGGCAGCGTGAAGCAGGGTACCAAGTTGCAGGTGGCGTACTTCGACCAGATGCGGGCGCAGCTGAACGAGGAAGCCAGCCTGGCGGACACGATCTCGCCGGGCAGCGACTGGGTCGAGGTCAACGGCCAGAAAAAGCACGTGATGAGCTACCTGGGCGACTTCCTGTTTGCGCCGGAACGGGCCCGTTCCCCGGTGCGGACCTTGTCCGGCGGCGAGCGCAACCGCCTGTTGCTGGCACGCCTGTTCGCCAAGCCTGCCAATGTGCTGGTGCTGGACGAACCCACCAACGATCTCGATATCGATACGCTGGAACTTCTCGAGGAATTGCTCGAGGATTACAGCGGTACCGTTTTCCTGGTCAGCCACGACCGCACCTTCCTCGATAACGTGGTGACCCAGGTCATCGTGGCGGAAGGCAATGGCCTGTGGCGAGAATACATCGGTGGCTACAGCGACTGGGAGCGCGTTCGTGCCACCGCGCCGGCGGCAACGGTGAAGCCGGCGGCGGAGCCAAAGCAGGCCCCGGCGGCACCCGCGGAACCGGCCGCCGCGGCAGCCAAGCCTCGCAAGCTCAGCTTCAAGGAACAGCGCGCGCTCGACGAATTGCCGCTGTTGATCGAGCGTCTCGAGCAAGAGCAGGTGGCGCTGTCGGCAACCTTGTCGGACCCCGAGTTCTACAAGAAAACGCCGGCCGAGGCGAAGCAGGTGCATGACCGTATCGCGCAAATCGAAACCGAGCTGATGACTGCGCTCGAGCGCTGGGAAGAGATCGAATCGCGTAACGGGCGGTGA
- a CDS encoding CAAX prenyl protease-related protein codes for MHQRKTDGPGIPAVPPDNGPDGWFGRPSTARILPFAIYMAFVAVADVLQRFGWSADDLRWLYAVKIVAVLAALFAYRRSYTELAWRPMGAVALCSSIVVGIVVLVLWVNLDAAWMLAGESAGFNPTDAAGRIDWVLVAVRIAGAALVVPVMEELFWRSFLQRWVHDRQFLQVPPGQVGFTALIVTSLLFGVEHNQWFAGVVAGLAYGVLYMRTGTLWAPILAHAVTNGLLGAWVVGTGAWTYW; via the coding sequence ATGCACCAACGCAAAACTGACGGCCCGGGCATCCCGGCCGTACCGCCGGACAACGGCCCCGACGGGTGGTTTGGCCGGCCATCGACCGCACGCATTCTTCCGTTCGCTATTTATATGGCGTTCGTGGCCGTGGCTGACGTGCTGCAGCGTTTTGGCTGGAGCGCCGACGACTTGCGCTGGCTGTATGCGGTGAAGATCGTTGCCGTGCTGGCCGCCCTGTTCGCCTATCGCCGGAGCTACACCGAACTGGCCTGGCGCCCGATGGGGGCCGTCGCGCTGTGCTCGTCGATCGTGGTCGGCATCGTCGTGCTGGTATTGTGGGTCAACCTGGACGCGGCATGGATGCTGGCTGGCGAGTCGGCGGGATTCAATCCGACCGATGCCGCGGGCCGCATCGACTGGGTGCTGGTGGCGGTGCGCATCGCGGGCGCCGCGCTGGTGGTCCCGGTGATGGAAGAGCTGTTCTGGCGCTCGTTCTTGCAACGCTGGGTGCATGACCGCCAATTCCTGCAAGTACCGCCGGGCCAGGTGGGCTTCACCGCGCTGATCGTTACCTCGCTCCTGTTTGGTGTCGAACACAACCAGTGGTTCGCCGGCGTCGTCGCGGGCCTGGCCTACGGCGTGCTGTATATGCGGACTGGCACCCTGTGGGCGCCGATCCTGGCGCATGCCGTCACGAACGGGCTGCTTGGCGCCTGGGTGGTTGGTACCGGGGCCTGGACTTACTGGTAA
- a CDS encoding acyl-CoA dehydrogenase family protein produces the protein MADKAYLDWPFLEPRHRALESELDAWAAAHLGDTHGAGAAADVDAACRALVRRLGEAGWLRHAVGGVRYGGAGEALDTRALCLIRETLARHDGLADFAFAMQGLGSGAISLFGSPAQQAHYLPRVARGDAIAAFALSEPQAGSDVAAMACAGVRDGDHYVLDGEKTWISNGGIADFYVVFARTGEAPGARGISAFIVDADAPGLSIAERIDVIAPHPLARLRFDACRVPAGALVGAAGQGFKVAMATLDVFRTSVAAAALGFARRALDEALARATSRTMFGQTLAGFQLTQAKLAQMATGIDAAALLTYRAAWLRDSGNKVTKEAAMAKMTATETAQQVIDAAVQMFGGQGVVSGAPVERLYREIRALRIYEGATEVQQLIIARELLRALPNGE, from the coding sequence GTGGCGGACAAGGCATACCTGGACTGGCCATTCCTGGAACCGCGCCACCGTGCGCTGGAAAGCGAACTCGATGCCTGGGCGGCGGCGCACCTGGGCGACACGCATGGTGCTGGTGCGGCGGCCGATGTCGATGCGGCCTGCCGCGCGCTGGTGCGGCGGCTGGGCGAGGCGGGCTGGCTGCGCCATGCGGTGGGCGGCGTGCGGTATGGCGGCGCCGGCGAGGCGCTCGACACGCGCGCGCTGTGCCTGATCCGCGAGACGCTGGCGCGGCACGATGGCCTGGCCGATTTCGCGTTCGCGATGCAGGGCCTGGGCTCCGGCGCGATCAGCCTGTTCGGCAGCCCGGCGCAACAGGCGCACTACCTGCCGCGCGTGGCGCGGGGCGACGCGATCGCGGCGTTCGCGCTGTCCGAACCGCAGGCAGGTTCGGACGTGGCCGCGATGGCGTGCGCGGGGGTGCGCGATGGCGACCATTATGTGCTCGATGGCGAAAAGACGTGGATCTCGAATGGCGGCATCGCCGATTTCTACGTGGTGTTCGCGCGCACCGGCGAGGCGCCCGGCGCGCGCGGCATCAGTGCCTTCATCGTCGATGCCGACGCGCCGGGGCTGTCCATCGCCGAACGCATCGACGTCATCGCGCCGCATCCGCTGGCGAGATTGCGGTTCGACGCCTGCCGCGTGCCGGCCGGCGCCCTGGTCGGCGCGGCGGGGCAGGGCTTCAAGGTGGCGATGGCCACGCTGGACGTGTTCCGCACCTCGGTGGCCGCCGCGGCACTGGGTTTCGCCCGGCGCGCGCTGGACGAAGCCCTGGCGCGTGCCACCTCGCGCACCATGTTCGGCCAGACCCTGGCCGGCTTCCAGCTGACGCAGGCGAAGCTGGCGCAGATGGCCACCGGGATCGACGCCGCGGCGCTGTTGACCTATCGCGCCGCGTGGCTGCGCGATTCCGGCAACAAGGTGACCAAGGAGGCGGCCATGGCGAAGATGACGGCGACCGAAACGGCGCAGCAGGTGATCGACGCGGCCGTGCAGATGTTCGGCGGACAGGGCGTGGTCAGCGGCGCGCCGGTGGAGCGCCTGTACCGCGAGATCCGCGCGCTGCGCATCTACGAAGGCGCCACCGAAGTGCAGCAACTGATCATCGCGCGCGAACTGCTGCGCGCCTTGCCGAACGGGGAATGA
- a CDS encoding RidA family protein, whose translation MEILQPPGWSRPRGYSNGIAASGRMVFVSGMVGWNAEGEFETDDFVLQVAQALRNVLAVLAEAGAGPADIARMTWYVVDRDEYLQAAKRLGQAYREVMGDHFPAMTAVAVAALMPARARVEIEVTAVVEPPSLAG comes from the coding sequence ATGGAGATCCTGCAACCGCCGGGCTGGTCCCGGCCAAGGGGGTATTCGAACGGCATCGCCGCCAGCGGGCGCATGGTGTTCGTCAGCGGCATGGTGGGGTGGAACGCCGAAGGCGAGTTCGAGACCGACGATTTCGTCCTCCAGGTCGCACAGGCGCTGCGCAACGTGCTCGCGGTACTGGCCGAGGCAGGCGCGGGGCCGGCCGATATCGCGCGGATGACGTGGTATGTGGTCGATCGCGATGAATACCTGCAGGCGGCGAAAAGGCTCGGCCAGGCCTATCGCGAGGTGATGGGCGATCATTTTCCCGCCATGACAGCGGTGGCGGTCGCCGCGCTGATGCCAGCGCGCGCGCGGGTCGAGATCGAAGTCACCGCCGTCGTGGAACCCCCTTCGCTGGCCGGCTGA